The sequence TAATCATGTATTTGAAACAAAAAAATATTTGGTCACTTTTTTCGTAAAAAAAATTTAACACCGGGTTCTTATGGCGTGGATACTGATACCTCCAGGACCTTGCCATGATGATATTTTCCGCCATTCAGCGCAAATCCGGCTATATATTCAGCCATTTCCTCAACTGTAAAGGAAGCTTCTATTCCCGGAAATGCTTGTTCAAGCATTTCCGTGCGAACAGAACCAAGGGCCAACCCGTTCACCCGAATACCGTCAGTCTTCCACTCTTCGGCCAAACATTCCGTTAGGATGCTCACCGCGCCTTTAGATGCACTGTATGCACTTAAACCAGGAAACTTCATGCTCCCCTGCACGCCTCCCATGCTGCTTATGTTAACAATATGTGCCTGCACGGCACGTGTTAACAACCGATGACACCTTCCGGTGAACACCAGCATCCCGCCGACATTCACCCGGAACACTTTATCTACTTCTATCAGCTTCATTTCGTTAGCTGGCTTGTGTATAAGGTAGCCAGCATTATTGACCAGGACGTCCAGTCCCCCGTCTATTTCTGCGGCCATAAGAGATATGGCCTTATCAAAGGAGGATTCATCTTCCATATTAAGATAAACCGGGATGATGCGGCCGATGGTATCACTTTTCCAGGCATCAGGATTTCGTGTCAAGGCAAATACCGTGTGGCCATCCCCGGCCAACCTCAAGACCGTTGCTTTTCCGATTCCTCTGCCGGCACCTGTAACGGCAATGTATTTAGTATCCATGTATGTGGCATGTTTTGTCTGCAAACCGGAAAGCCGGAGCCCAATGCTGTTCTACTACCAAAGTTATATAAAGAGATGAACCAACCGCAGATTTATTTAGGAGTATTGTAGATTTGCATATGGCCAAATGGAGCATCATACTCCTTATCTTCTTTTCATCCATCCATACTATGGCGGTGGCACAAAACATGAATGCCTCGTCACAAAATGGCAGTGGATCTAATAGTTCCCGCTTTTTTCTTGGTGGAAACTTCGGGTTGCAATTCGGCACCGTTACCGCTATAGATATATCGCCACTGCTTGGTTACTACCTTACGGAACGATGGGCCGTGGGAACGGGCTTTATTTATCAATACTACCATAACAATCCGGCCAAAACATCCATTAACATGACCGGGGGTAGGTTGTTCACGAGATATCTTATTACCGAAACCATCTTTGCACATGGAGAATACGAGTTGTTATCCGGTAAGGTGAAGAATGACCTGGGAGATCTGCAACGGTTTACCAGTGAGGGCATGTACCTGGGAGGTGGAC is a genomic window of Flavobacteriales bacterium containing:
- a CDS encoding SDR family oxidoreductase gives rise to the protein MDTKYIAVTGAGRGIGKATVLRLAGDGHTVFALTRNPDAWKSDTIGRIIPVYLNMEDESSFDKAISLMAAEIDGGLDVLVNNAGYLIHKPANEMKLIEVDKVFRVNVGGMLVFTGRCHRLLTRAVQAHIVNISSMGGVQGSMKFPGLSAYSASKGAVSILTECLAEEWKTDGIRVNGLALGSVRTEMLEQAFPGIEASFTVEEMAEYIAGFALNGGKYHHGKVLEVSVSTP